Proteins encoded together in one Panthera uncia isolate 11264 chromosome A2, Puncia_PCG_1.0, whole genome shotgun sequence window:
- the LOC125930479 gene encoding putative DBH-like monooxygenase protein 2: MTCALLFRLLLLMTLAALFQGKRFGPTSRLRYSRFLDPSNVIFLRWDFDLEAEIITFELQVRTAGWVGLGVTNRYTRVGSDLVVGGVLPDGNVYFSDQHLVDEDTLEEDGSQDAELQGLTEDAVFTTMRFSRPFRSCDAHDQDITSDTIRVLAAYGLDDTLKLDRDRTFVKSIFLLQIVHPDDLDIPEDTIIHDLELTDFLIPEDDTTYACTFLPLPIVSKKHHIFKFEPKLLKHNETMVHHILVYACGNASVLPTGISDCYGADPAFSLCSQVIVGWAVGGTSYQFPDDVGVSIGTPLDPQWIRLEIHYSNFHNVPGVYDSSGIRLYYTAKLRKYDMGVLQLGFFTFPIHFIPPGAESFLSYGLCKTEKFEEMNGVPVPDIQVYGYLLHTHLAGRALQAVQYRNGTQLRIICKDDLYDFNLQETRDLPYRMEIKQGDELLVECHYQTLDRDSLTFGGPSTINEMCLIFLFYYPRNNISSCMGYPDIIHVAHELGEEVSDSMEGMMAMNNVEWTPENIKKAEKACKEAQQTVIIKTIDEVVENTTGWIPEIIRAPRGPCLESSGGKVEPQDKTPAGFRAAPIALLGSSTATLRCLPLAALLFGQGALSWLLATLQVGV, from the exons ATGACCTGTGCCCTTCTCTTCAGGCTTCTCCTACTTATGACTCTGGCAGCCCTCTTCCAAGGCAAACGCTTTGGCCCCACATCTCGCCTGCGTTATTCCAGGTTCCTAGATCCTTCCAATGTCATTTTCCTGCGCTGGGATTTTGACCTTGAGGCTGAGATCATCACGTTTGAGCTCCAGGTCCGGACAGCCGGCTGGGTGGGCTTGGGTGTCACAAATCGCTACACCAGAGTGGGGAGCGATCTGGTGGTTGGAGGAGTCCTGCCTGATGGCAATGTCTATTTCTCG GATCAGCACCTGGTGGATGAAGACACCTTGGAGGAGGACGGGAGCCAGGATGCTGAGCTTCAGGGGCTGACAGAAGACGCTGTCTTCACCACCATGCGCTTCTCCAGGCCCTTCCGCTCCTGTGATGCCCATGACCAAGACATTACG AGTGACACCATAAGGGTTCTGGCTGCCTATGGCCTGGATGACACTCTGAAGCTGGATCGGGACCGTACTTTTGTCAAGTCCATCTTCCTGCTACAAATAGTCCACCCTGATGACCTTGACATCCCTGAGGACACCATCATCCATGACTTGGAACTCACTGAT TTCCTCATTCCAGAGGATGACACCACATATGCCTgcaccttcctccctctccccatcgtCAGCAAGAAGCATCACATCTTCAAG TTTGAGCCCAAGCTGCTCAAGCACAACGAGACGATGGTGCATCACATCCTGGTTTATGCCTGTGGCAATGCCAGTGTTCTCCCCACGGGCATCAGTGACTGCTACGGGGCTgaccctgccttctccctctgctcgCAGGTCATCGTGGGCTGGGCTGTCGGGGGCACA AGTTACCAGTTTCCAGATGATGTGGGTGTCTCTATTGGGACTCCCTTAGACCCCCAGTGGATCCGATTGGAGATTCATTACAGCAATTTTCACAACGTTCCAG GCGTGTACGACTCCTCAGGCATCCGATTATACTACACGGCAAAGCTGCGCAAATACGACATGGGAGTCCTCCAGCTGGGTTTCTTCACTTTCCCCATCCACTTCATACCCCCAGGCGCGGAGTCCTTCCTGTCCTATGGGCTGTGTAAGACGGAGAAGTTTGAGGAG ATGAATGGGGTCCCAGTGCCTGACATACAGGTATATGGCTACCTGCTCCACACCCACCTGGCTGGCCGTGCTCTGCAGGCTGTGCAATACAG AAATGGAACACAACTCCGAATAATCTGCAAAGATGATCTCTACGACTTCAATCTGCAGGAGACTCGAGATTTACCTTATCGAATGGAGATTAAACAG GGAGATGAGTTGCTGGTGGAGTGTCATTACCAGACGCTGGACCGGGACTCCTTGACTTTT ggGGGTCCCAGCACCATTAATGAGATGtgcctcatcttcctcttctaCTATCCCCGAAACAACATCTCCAGCTGCATGGGGTACCCTGACATCATCCACGTGGCccatgagctgggggaggaggtaTCAGA TTCCATGGAGGGCATGATGGCCATGAACAATGTTGAATGGACCCCAGAGAACATTAAGAAGGCTGAGAAAGCCTGCAAGGAGGCCCAGCAGACAGTGATAATAAAGACCATTGAT GAGGTAGTGGAAAACACAACAGGCTGGATTCCAGAAATTATCCGTGCTCCTCGGGGACCCTGCTTGGAGTCCTCCGGAGGCAAAGTGGAGCCCCAGGACAAAACCCCTGCAGGCTTCAGGGCTGCACCAATTGCCCTCTTGGGCTCCAGCACTGCTACCCTGAGGTGCCTCCCTCTGGCTGCCCTCTTGTTTGGGCAGGGGGCTCTTTCTTGGCTTCTTGCCACCCTGCAGGTTGGAGTCTGA